A genomic region of Streptomyces rimosus contains the following coding sequences:
- a CDS encoding DIP1984 family protein: MKLAEALAERAEAARRVEQLRARVVSSARYQEGETPAEDAAELLAEADEVLATLETLIRRINRTNAAVDMGRHGTLTDALARRDVLRLRHSVVTSAADAAAGTGERGYGRQLRSELLTLPALPVAELRRQADLIAREVREIDVAIQRTNWEADLLD; encoded by the coding sequence GTGAAACTCGCCGAAGCACTGGCGGAACGCGCGGAGGCGGCGCGGCGTGTGGAACAGCTGCGTGCGCGCGTCGTCAGCAGCGCGCGGTACCAGGAGGGCGAGACGCCCGCCGAGGACGCGGCCGAACTGCTGGCCGAGGCGGACGAGGTGCTGGCCACCCTGGAGACGCTGATCCGGCGCATCAACCGCACCAACGCCGCCGTGGACATGGGCCGGCACGGCACGCTCACCGACGCGCTCGCGCGCCGGGACGTGCTGCGGCTGCGTCACTCGGTGGTCACCTCGGCCGCGGACGCGGCGGCGGGGACGGGCGAGCGCGGGTACGGCCGGCAGCTCCGGTCCGAGCTGCTGACGCTTCCGGCGCTGCCGGTCGCGGAACTGCGGCGGCAGGCGGACCTCATCGCGCGGGAGGTCCGGGAGATCGACGTGGCGATCCAGCGGACGAACTGGGAAGCCGATCTGCTGGACTGA
- a CDS encoding macro domain-containing protein: MAIGVVARQGRSDSRGRRPRPVVDLGGSGKGFVLAVSRRWPEPERAYRRWHRARAENDFALGAVQMVQVRADTWVANMVAQRGMKTGSGGSPIRYEAVERCLHTVADQALAHQASVHMPRNGCGLAGGKWERIEPIINKTLCARGVPTTVYAA, encoded by the coding sequence ATGGCTATCGGCGTTGTCGCGCGGCAGGGGCGCTCGGATTCACGCGGTCGGCGGCCGCGTCCCGTTGTCGACCTCGGCGGCTCGGGCAAGGGCTTCGTCCTGGCCGTCTCGCGGCGCTGGCCCGAACCGGAGCGGGCGTACCGCCGCTGGCACCGTGCGCGCGCCGAGAACGACTTCGCGCTCGGTGCCGTGCAAATGGTGCAGGTGCGAGCTGACACCTGGGTTGCCAACATGGTCGCGCAACGCGGGATGAAGACCGGCAGCGGCGGCTCGCCCATCCGTTACGAGGCCGTCGAACGCTGTCTGCACACCGTCGCCGACCAAGCCCTCGCCCACCAGGCATCCGTCCACATGCCGCGCAACGGCTGCGGTCTCGCCGGTGGCAAGTGGGAACGCATCGAGCCGATCATCAACAAGACCTTGTGCGCCCGCGGCGTACCCACCACCGTTTACGCCGCTTGA
- a CDS encoding NAD(P)-dependent alcohol dehydrogenase, whose protein sequence is MRIRAALVEVPGGPFGVQELELEAPRADEMLVRITAAGICHTDLSMRRMWPPQRLPMVFGHEGAGVVEAVGDAVSGFVPGDTVCLTYRSCGGCAQCAVGEPAYCEDAGALNAGGCRPDGSSPLSRTDGAPVHGNFFGQSAFASHCLTTESNTVKIPADIPAAVAAPLGCGVQTGVGTVRTVLCPSPGATLAVFGAGGVGLSAVMAAVADDCTVIAVDPIAARRSLAMELGASAVIDPTTEDDVAAALRDLTHGGPRYAIDTTGKPAVVSQAIGALRKRGTLALVGIGTAQFDTLPVLTKGLTLRGVTEGDAVPAKAIPELIDLYRQGRLPLEKLITEFPFTDIEAAAEAAATGRVVKPVLVGPAADGPDNG, encoded by the coding sequence TTGCGGATACGAGCGGCTCTGGTGGAAGTCCCCGGTGGGCCCTTCGGCGTTCAGGAGCTGGAGCTTGAAGCGCCCAGGGCGGACGAGATGCTGGTGCGGATCACCGCTGCGGGGATCTGCCACACCGACCTGAGCATGCGGCGGATGTGGCCGCCGCAGCGGCTGCCGATGGTCTTCGGGCATGAGGGGGCCGGGGTCGTCGAGGCGGTGGGGGACGCGGTGAGCGGGTTTGTGCCCGGGGACACCGTGTGCCTGACGTACCGGAGTTGTGGTGGCTGTGCGCAGTGTGCGGTGGGTGAGCCTGCTTACTGCGAGGACGCCGGGGCTCTGAATGCCGGTGGCTGTCGGCCCGACGGCAGTAGTCCGCTTTCCCGTACGGACGGCGCCCCGGTCCACGGGAACTTCTTCGGCCAGTCCGCTTTCGCGTCGCACTGCCTCACCACCGAGAGCAACACCGTCAAGATTCCCGCGGATATCCCCGCGGCCGTTGCTGCTCCTCTGGGGTGCGGTGTTCAGACAGGGGTCGGTACGGTCCGTACGGTTCTGTGCCCGTCACCGGGCGCCACGCTGGCCGTGTTCGGTGCCGGCGGTGTCGGCCTGAGTGCCGTCATGGCCGCCGTCGCCGACGACTGCACCGTCATCGCCGTCGATCCCATCGCCGCGCGCCGCTCGCTGGCCATGGAACTGGGCGCCTCGGCGGTCATCGACCCCACCACCGAGGACGATGTGGCGGCGGCCCTCCGCGATCTCACTCACGGAGGGCCGCGTTACGCGATCGACACGACCGGAAAGCCGGCCGTGGTGTCCCAGGCGATCGGCGCCCTGCGCAAACGGGGCACGCTCGCCCTGGTCGGTATCGGTACGGCGCAATTCGACACCCTGCCGGTGCTGACCAAGGGCCTCACCCTGCGCGGGGTGACCGAAGGCGACGCCGTACCGGCCAAGGCCATTCCAGAACTGATCGACCTTTACCGGCAGGGACGGCTTCCGCTCGAAAAACTCATCACCGAGTTCCCTTTCACCGATATCGAGGCCGCCGCGGAAGCCGCTGCCACGGGGCGCGTCGTCAAGCCCGTCCTGGTCGGGCCTGCCGCCGACGGGCCCGACAACGGCTAG
- a CDS encoding M20 family metallopeptidase, with translation MLADLRTLVEIESPSRDRDALAASARTVAAVLEKRLGGQATLIESAAGPHVHWSGGGDPNVLILGHHDTVFPLGTLARRPFRAENGRATGPGVFDMLGGLVQAVHAVASLADRSGVEFLVSADEEVGSHSSRSLIEERARACGAVLVVEGAGEGGALKTGRKGCGTFHVTVTGRASHAGLEPAAGVNALVEAAHQVLDIAALGRPGIGTTVTPTVASAGTLDNVVPAEATITVDVRVETADEKDRVESAFAALSPHLDQAEITVRGGIGRPPMPESASAELFALAQRLLPGVEGVAVGGGSDGNFTAALGVPTLDGLGAVGSGAHADHEYVVIEAMPERARLVAGLVEAIRSVRGGRDQERSDPEARPLDA, from the coding sequence ATGCTCGCGGACCTGAGGACCCTCGTCGAGATCGAGTCCCCGTCGCGCGATCGCGACGCCTTGGCCGCATCGGCGCGCACGGTCGCCGCCGTACTCGAAAAGCGCCTGGGCGGGCAGGCCACCCTCATCGAGAGCGCAGCCGGCCCGCACGTCCACTGGTCGGGCGGCGGTGACCCGAACGTGCTGATCCTGGGGCACCACGACACGGTCTTTCCGCTCGGCACCCTGGCCCGCCGCCCGTTCAGGGCCGAGAACGGGCGGGCGACCGGGCCCGGCGTCTTCGACATGCTGGGCGGCCTGGTCCAGGCGGTCCACGCGGTGGCGTCGCTCGCCGACCGGTCGGGCGTGGAATTCCTGGTGAGCGCCGACGAGGAGGTCGGATCCCACTCCTCCCGGAGCCTCATCGAGGAACGGGCCCGTGCCTGCGGCGCGGTCCTCGTGGTGGAGGGTGCCGGTGAGGGCGGAGCCCTCAAGACCGGCCGCAAGGGCTGCGGCACCTTCCACGTCACCGTCACGGGCCGGGCCTCGCACGCGGGCCTCGAACCCGCGGCGGGCGTCAACGCCCTGGTCGAAGCGGCCCACCAGGTGCTGGACATCGCGGCGCTCGGCCGCCCCGGCATCGGTACGACGGTCACCCCGACCGTCGCGTCCGCCGGAACCCTGGACAACGTCGTCCCCGCGGAAGCGACCATCACCGTGGACGTACGGGTCGAGACGGCCGACGAGAAGGACCGCGTCGAATCGGCCTTCGCGGCGCTCTCCCCCCACCTGGACCAGGCGGAGATCACCGTTCGGGGCGGCATCGGCCGCCCCCCGATGCCCGAGTCCGCGTCGGCCGAACTCTTCGCTCTGGCACAGCGGTTGCTCCCCGGCGTCGAAGGCGTGGCGGTCGGCGGCGGCAGCGACGGCAACTTCACGGCCGCACTGGGCGTACCGACACTCGACGGCCTCGGAGCCGTGGGCAGCGGCGCCCACGCCGACCACGAGTACGTGGTGATCGAGGCCATGCCCGAACGGGCGCGCCTGGTCGCGGGACTGGTGGAGGCGATCCGCTCCGTACGGGGCGGCCGCGACCAGGAGCGTTCGGACCCGGAGGCCCGACCGCTGGACGCCTAG
- a CDS encoding LppU/SCO3897 family protein, with amino-acid sequence MSTPPPAQNGGYPPYGHPAQPPQGPPPQGQAPYGQQPYPQAPYPQAPYPQAPYAQAPQTPQAPQAPYGQAPNGGPGGRPPRQVRIPGIVRALIVLLIFGGIGAWVVMHQDEYNAESRKRPKADPQSVTAAKVGDCLQQTGGTDKEPELKIIDCGNAAAKYKVAKVGAGTGCEPGQADYRRFDKYDREVMSLCMTHVDANR; translated from the coding sequence ATGTCCACGCCTCCCCCAGCGCAGAACGGTGGCTACCCCCCGTACGGCCACCCCGCGCAGCCGCCGCAGGGCCCGCCCCCGCAGGGCCAGGCGCCGTACGGCCAGCAGCCTTATCCGCAGGCCCCGTACCCTCAAGCCCCGTATCCGCAGGCTCCCTATGCACAGGCTCCGCAAACCCCTCAGGCCCCGCAGGCCCCGTACGGCCAGGCGCCCAACGGCGGCCCCGGCGGGCGACCGCCGCGGCAAGTGCGCATCCCCGGCATCGTGCGGGCGCTCATCGTTCTGCTGATCTTCGGTGGGATCGGCGCGTGGGTGGTGATGCACCAGGACGAGTACAACGCCGAGAGCAGGAAGCGGCCCAAGGCCGACCCGCAGAGCGTCACGGCCGCGAAGGTCGGCGACTGCCTCCAGCAGACGGGCGGTACGGACAAGGAACCGGAGCTCAAGATCATCGACTGCGGGAACGCGGCGGCGAAGTACAAGGTGGCCAAGGTCGGCGCGGGCACCGGCTGCGAGCCCGGACAGGCCGACTACCGGAGGTTCGACAAGTACGACCGGGAGGTCATGAGCCTGTGCATGACGCACGTCGACGCCAACCGGTGA
- a CDS encoding M48 family metallopeptidase: MGTSLRALRALILLAGFYVLALAVLALLTGAALAARAWAPPVAALTVTVLCALLGLPVLRGVFTLGAAGGSRKRGSGNGVPETEGLAVSDAEQPELWRAVRSLAERTGTRAPDAILLTEEVNAAVREDARLLGLLPGRRRLYLGVPLLMGLTEPQLHSVIAHELGHYGNADTRLAGITLRGRDSVLRTVEGFQAPRRKLRDRAWARQGRPAGRRGGARGPEHRSGGWRADRLRLRFHGPAVPGVRTVLSARHEQRRTWAGTRRRPRGRPRRGP, translated from the coding sequence GTGGGCACATCGCTGCGCGCGCTGCGCGCACTGATCCTGCTGGCCGGTTTCTACGTGCTCGCCCTCGCCGTACTGGCCCTGCTCACCGGCGCCGCCCTCGCGGCCCGGGCCTGGGCGCCGCCCGTGGCCGCGCTCACGGTCACGGTCCTCTGCGCCCTGCTGGGCCTCCCGGTCCTGCGCGGCGTCTTCACGCTCGGCGCGGCCGGCGGCAGCCGCAAGCGCGGGAGTGGAAACGGCGTACCCGAGACCGAGGGACTGGCCGTCAGCGACGCCGAACAGCCCGAGCTGTGGCGCGCCGTCCGCTCGCTCGCCGAGCGCACCGGCACCCGCGCCCCCGACGCGATCCTCCTCACCGAAGAGGTCAACGCGGCCGTCCGCGAGGACGCCCGGCTGCTGGGCCTGCTGCCGGGACGGCGCCGCCTGTACCTCGGCGTGCCGCTGCTGATGGGCCTGACCGAACCGCAGCTGCACTCGGTGATCGCCCACGAGCTGGGTCACTACGGCAACGCGGACACCCGGCTCGCCGGCATCACCCTGCGCGGCCGGGACAGCGTGCTGCGTACGGTCGAGGGGTTTCAGGCGCCGCGGCGCAAGCTCAGGGACCGTGCGTGGGCGCGGCAGGGCCGGCCGGCCGGCCGGCGAGGCGGTGCGCGAGGGCCGGAGCATCGATCTGGGGGGTGGCGGGCGGACCGGCTTCGGCTACGGTTCCATGGCCCGGCCGTTCCAGGCGTACGCACGGTTCTATCTGCGCGCCACGAACAGCGTCGGACGTGGGCAGGAACTCGCCGCCGACCGCGTGGCCGCCCGCGTCGCGGGCCGTGA
- a CDS encoding M48 family metalloprotease → MARPFQAYARFYLRATNSVGRGQELAADRVAARVAGRDATSSALREIAVLDVVHDFYLNEYVALGARAALLPPPGEVCGGVRHVLADPELRSDLAELRGEPGPGNGSPYDSHPPVAERIRLIEALPDDGRAADPARPALALLREPGRLLVELERVLLTPEALAMERADWPELIHRAAHALAEADAEALRTALSEADAKMVRTLPMDAREPRDSAAGAARDLAALLDAIDAGRLWQVADHLPKSPEAARASGRAAREFLRPVLECGTRSLAELALVEAAGARWTLSWSTPPRLRLPEARDLTEPLAAAVRAALADDPDTAPLRVLLAN, encoded by the coding sequence ATGGCCCGGCCGTTCCAGGCGTACGCACGGTTCTATCTGCGCGCCACGAACAGCGTCGGACGTGGGCAGGAACTCGCCGCCGACCGCGTGGCCGCCCGCGTCGCGGGCCGTGACGCCACCTCGTCGGCGCTGCGCGAGATCGCGGTGCTGGACGTCGTACACGACTTCTACCTGAACGAGTACGTCGCGCTGGGCGCTCGCGCGGCCCTGCTCCCGCCGCCCGGCGAGGTCTGCGGCGGCGTACGGCACGTGCTCGCCGACCCGGAGCTGCGGTCCGACCTGGCAGAGTTGCGCGGCGAACCGGGACCGGGAAACGGGTCGCCGTACGACTCGCACCCGCCCGTGGCCGAGCGGATCCGGCTGATCGAAGCGCTGCCCGACGACGGCCGGGCGGCCGATCCGGCGCGGCCCGCGCTGGCGCTGCTGCGCGAACCCGGGCGCCTGCTGGTCGAGTTGGAGCGCGTCCTCCTCACACCGGAGGCGTTGGCCATGGAACGGGCCGACTGGCCGGAGCTGATCCACCGGGCGGCACACGCGCTGGCGGAGGCGGACGCGGAGGCGCTGCGTACGGCGTTGTCGGAGGCGGATGCGAAGATGGTGCGTACACTCCCGATGGACGCCCGGGAGCCCAGGGATTCCGCGGCCGGTGCCGCGCGGGACCTGGCGGCCCTGCTGGACGCCATCGACGCGGGGCGGCTGTGGCAGGTCGCGGACCACTTGCCCAAGTCGCCGGAGGCGGCGCGGGCGAGCGGCCGGGCGGCGCGGGAATTCCTGCGGCCGGTGCTCGAATGCGGGACGCGGTCGCTGGCCGAACTGGCCCTGGTGGAAGCGGCCGGGGCGCGCTGGACGCTCTCCTGGTCCACACCGCCACGGCTGCGGCTGCCGGAGGCGCGGGACCTGACGGAACCGCTGGCGGCGGCCGTACGGGCGGCCCTCGCGGACGACCCGGACACGGCGCCACTACGGGTCCTCCTCGCGAACTGA
- a CDS encoding DUF4034 domain-containing protein: MIPLTILVVSLVVWLVKRRRTSKLAAAAGADLVPRDKQNTNRSFPDPEADAVEAALARGEWQPAAQAIAAAGTDWERRSYLVDIVADHAARDDAWLRAWQAARPDDPDAAVVRAAAQVALAWEIRTGAWAKHVTGEQAAGFLRVLEEAREDFARARKLALPEDPTPYLKEIPLYKGLNAPHEAMLALWDEVTARAPYHYEAHAAALQYWCAKWHGSAETARDFAGQAAASAPPGSLLTVIRLLAWFEHHHDDAPSEAFGWPEVRGMTDAALADVAAARPDHPRLAEARHLLAYFLTRQERYEAALIQFRDVDGYVDALPWRYFEDPAKAFCGVRDAALRGAVSGQGAS; encoded by the coding sequence ATGATCCCCCTGACCATCCTCGTGGTCTCGCTCGTCGTCTGGCTGGTGAAGCGCAGACGTACGTCCAAGCTCGCCGCGGCAGCCGGTGCTGATCTGGTGCCGAGGGACAAGCAGAACACGAACCGGTCCTTCCCGGACCCCGAGGCGGACGCCGTGGAAGCGGCCCTCGCCCGGGGCGAATGGCAGCCCGCCGCCCAGGCGATCGCCGCCGCGGGCACGGACTGGGAGCGTCGCTCCTACCTGGTGGACATCGTCGCCGACCACGCGGCCCGGGACGACGCATGGCTGCGGGCCTGGCAGGCCGCGCGCCCGGACGACCCGGACGCGGCGGTCGTACGGGCCGCGGCGCAGGTGGCGCTGGCCTGGGAGATACGGACCGGAGCCTGGGCCAAGCACGTGACCGGCGAGCAGGCCGCCGGGTTCCTGCGGGTGCTGGAGGAGGCGCGGGAGGACTTCGCGCGGGCGCGGAAACTGGCCCTGCCGGAGGACCCCACGCCGTACCTGAAGGAAATCCCGCTCTACAAGGGCCTGAACGCCCCGCACGAGGCGATGCTCGCGCTGTGGGACGAGGTCACCGCCCGCGCCCCGTACCACTACGAGGCCCACGCGGCGGCGCTCCAGTACTGGTGCGCGAAGTGGCACGGCTCCGCAGAGACCGCCCGTGACTTCGCGGGGCAGGCCGCGGCGTCGGCGCCGCCCGGCAGTCTGCTGACGGTCATCCGGCTGCTCGCCTGGTTCGAGCACCACCACGACGACGCGCCGTCCGAGGCGTTCGGCTGGCCGGAGGTCCGGGGCATGACCGATGCGGCGCTGGCGGATGTCGCGGCGGCGCGGCCGGACCACCCCAGGCTTGCGGAGGCCCGCCATCTGCTGGCGTACTTCCTGACCCGGCAGGAGCGGTACGAGGCGGCCCTGATCCAGTTCCGGGACGTGGACGGCTATGTGGACGCGCTGCCGTGGCGCTACTTCGAGGACCCGGCGAAGGCATTCTGCGGCGTCCGGGACGCGGCGCTGCGGGGCGCGGTGAGCGGCCAGGGGGCGTCCTGA
- a CDS encoding DUF4190 domain-containing protein: MSVSPPSDGHQSGEPAAEARDPWSPPPPGPAPDPASAPWTPYQTDPLLAARPPRNGMGITALVLGIVSLVLGVLVFLFWMTWLPGLLAVIFGIIGMRHARRGQATNGTMAMVGMILGGLGLAVSILCGIFAAVLVKEAAHEVRAEAKKTAASEKAEREKAAREEKARHLPFGGTYTFPNGLKVTVAEPEPFVPDQYAHGHAKGNKAVQVTITVVNTGKKRVDAGQAGLPRVNDADGASAELVIDGSGRQKVIDGYLLPGRQVVGKYAFSLPPDAADKAEVEFGTDLSEADYSYWSGPLHLGS, encoded by the coding sequence ATGAGTGTGTCCCCTCCGTCCGACGGCCACCAGTCCGGTGAGCCGGCGGCCGAGGCCCGCGATCCGTGGAGCCCGCCGCCGCCCGGACCGGCCCCGGACCCGGCGTCCGCACCCTGGACCCCGTACCAGACGGATCCGCTGCTGGCCGCCCGGCCGCCGCGCAACGGCATGGGCATCACGGCCCTGGTCCTCGGCATCGTCAGCCTGGTGCTCGGGGTGCTCGTCTTCCTGTTCTGGATGACCTGGCTGCCGGGGCTGCTGGCCGTGATCTTCGGCATCATCGGGATGCGTCATGCCCGCAGGGGCCAGGCGACGAACGGGACGATGGCCATGGTCGGCATGATTCTGGGCGGCCTCGGCCTGGCCGTCTCGATCCTCTGCGGGATCTTCGCCGCCGTGCTGGTGAAGGAGGCCGCCCACGAGGTGCGCGCGGAGGCCAAGAAGACGGCGGCCTCCGAGAAGGCGGAGCGGGAGAAGGCCGCGCGGGAGGAAAAGGCCCGGCACCTGCCGTTCGGCGGGACGTACACCTTCCCGAACGGTCTGAAGGTGACCGTCGCCGAGCCGGAGCCGTTCGTCCCGGACCAGTACGCACACGGGCACGCCAAGGGCAACAAGGCGGTCCAGGTGACGATCACGGTCGTCAACACCGGTAAGAAGCGGGTCGACGCGGGGCAGGCCGGCCTGCCCCGCGTCAACGACGCCGACGGCGCATCGGCGGAGCTGGTGATCGACGGAAGCGGGCGGCAGAAGGTCATCGACGGATACCTCCTGCCGGGCAGGCAGGTCGTCGGGAAGTACGCCTTCTCGCTGCCGCCCGACGCCGCCGACAAGGCGGAGGTCGAGTTCGGCACCGACCTCAGTGAGGCGGACTACTCCTACTGGAGCGGCCCCCTCCACCTGGGAAGCTGA